A genomic stretch from Sulfurimonas sp. includes:
- a CDS encoding DNA cytosine methyltransferase: APFTTDYNNIDHLVGADIVMVHDDCGDFSGLNLTGSKKSDVQCQGKIPMTVEAVKKIQPNFFAMDNLPKMVEIFPAQYWIDQFPEYDIYFEWISNYHYGNPQKNRKRFFIIGAKKEFNFVFQPGEFDFKTNMDIYSKDCEDLKNHIPVKLTDPIRGVSKLVDEDGLPLITWQDLYDYDKRNKRGLLPYMTPKGNISGKPGTAKNMQNFSMVITGGMTTFNHKTGLPLTIRERANIQGFPRDFEFVLRDSEHWSGKGFRQVGKAMPVQFTTYVTKLFLSYLDPSYKVDITNERFLSPNQYIDKIKLDYCSKSEVPEAACESCWLQSKCENYL, translated from the coding sequence ATGCACCTTTTACAACTGATTATAATAATATTGATCATCTTGTTGGTGCTGATATTGTAATGGTACATGATGATTGTGGAGACTTCTCAGGTTTAAATCTTACAGGATCTAAAAAGTCTGATGTGCAATGTCAGGGTAAAATACCAATGACAGTTGAAGCTGTTAAGAAAATTCAACCTAACTTTTTTGCTATGGATAATCTTCCTAAAATGGTTGAGATATTTCCAGCTCAATATTGGATCGATCAATTTCCCGAATATGATATTTATTTCGAATGGATTAGTAATTATCATTATGGTAATCCCCAAAAGAATAGAAAAAGATTTTTTATCATTGGAGCTAAAAAAGAATTTAACTTTGTATTTCAACCTGGTGAATTTGACTTCAAAACTAATATGGATATTTATAGTAAAGACTGTGAAGATCTTAAAAATCATATACCTGTTAAACTTACAGATCCAATTAGAGGTGTTAGTAAATTAGTTGATGAAGATGGTTTACCGCTTATAACTTGGCAAGATCTTTATGATTATGATAAAAGAAATAAAAGAGGATTATTACCTTATATGACACCTAAAGGTAATATAAGCGGTAAACCTGGAACAGCTAAGAATATGCAAAACTTCTCAATGGTTATAACTGGTGGTATGACAACATTTAATCATAAAACAGGTTTACCTTTAACAATTAGAGAAAGAGCTAATATACAAGGCTTTCCAAGAGACTTTGAATTTGTTCTAAGAGATAGTGAACATTGGTCAGGTAAAGGGTTTAGACAGGTTGGAAAAGCGATGCCTGTACAATTTACAACCTATGTTACTAAACTATTTCTAAGCTACTTGGATCCAAGTTATAAAGTTGATATAACTAACGAAAGGTTTTTATCACCAAATCAATATATTGATAAAATTAAATTAGATTATTGTTCTAAGTCAGAAGTACCTGAAGCAGCTTGTGAGTCTTGCTGGTTGCAGAGTAAATGTGAGAATTATCTTTAA
- a CDS encoding thymidylate synthase has protein sequence MRQSIKRLRVLLLESGQEVETQKWQGKDNHPKFLELLHATAMIPMAQNIEDMKQEAQPMLPWADIHFDERVGGEPLNPPPSHKLWLRGNEEYMSGTKFSHSYPERFWSKTLHNGIRYDIGDLGDLIQLLIKEPDTRQAYLPIYFPEDIFAARSGERIPCTLGYHFIVRNGKLDLFYPMRSCDVIRHMHNDLYLANRLALFVKEQAHLKDIKLGNIHFVATSLHCFTSDRIAIEKAIKCAE, from the coding sequence ATGAGACAATCAATAAAAAGGCTTAGAGTATTATTGTTAGAGTCAGGTCAAGAAGTAGAAACTCAAAAGTGGCAAGGTAAAGATAATCACCCTAAATTTTTAGAGTTATTACATGCAACAGCTATGATACCAATGGCTCAAAATATTGAAGATATGAAACAAGAAGCTCAACCTATGTTACCGTGGGCTGATATACATTTTGATGAACGTGTAGGTGGTGAACCTTTAAATCCCCCACCAAGTCATAAATTATGGTTAAGAGGTAATGAAGAATATATGAGTGGTACTAAATTCTCACATTCATATCCTGAAAGATTTTGGAGTAAAACTCTTCATAATGGTATTAGATATGATATTGGTGATTTAGGTGATCTGATTCAGTTACTTATAAAAGAACCTGATACACGTCAAGCTTATCTTCCTATATATTTTCCTGAAGATATATTTGCTGCTAGATCTGGCGAAAGAATACCTTGCACACTTGGTTATCACTTCATTGTTAGAAATGGTAAATTAGATCTATTTTATCCGATGAGAAGTTGTGACGTTATTCGACACATGCACAATGATTTATATCTAGCAAATAGATTAGCTTTATTTGTAAAAGAACAGGCTCATCTAAAAGATATTAAACTTGGTAACATTCATTTTGTAGCTACAAGTTTACATTGTTTTACTTCAGATCGAATTGCTATTGAAAAGGCTATAAAATGTGCGGAATAA
- a CDS encoding asparagine synthase-related protein gives MCGIMVSKKSDDYGFEMKHRGLHTKIVHEKGIVFFHEHLPIQASFEDNPIIETERFIILFNGEIFHDDYDNDLEYISDTFRANTLFEAIEDIIQQDGFYSFIIYDKDHKNIYCFTDPLGKKQLYFNDKSIASELRPLAKGSINNLHLSKTIKFGYVTDDSTPYWNIKRILPNQLYTFNINFRLLNVSDTMYKFQPRQGDLYDIIDKAVINRLKGHENIGLLLSGGLDSSIIHHHIDKQRKHLELTKEVNTYCVDNLGDYKYAKAVDENVELIDLDHSDEALVAMEMPMDLGSMYPQYSLFKQVDETVILTGDGADEVFGGYRRMNEYDSQLSDIFDELPFYHNVRLDRMSMIHTKEVRSPFLSLKVIEYALGLPYEQRVNKQHLRDRYKGVLHTDIVNRPKEPLKTDIIRQSNGVSYRKQLVDKWLKDNS, from the coding sequence ATGTGCGGAATAATGGTATCTAAAAAATCTGACGATTATGGCTTTGAAATGAAACACAGAGGTCTTCATACAAAAATAGTTCATGAAAAAGGTATTGTATTTTTTCATGAACACTTACCTATTCAGGCAAGCTTTGAAGACAACCCCATTATTGAAACTGAAAGATTTATTATACTTTTTAACGGTGAAATATTTCATGATGATTATGATAATGATTTGGAGTATATTTCTGACACATTTCGAGCTAATACTTTATTTGAAGCTATTGAAGATATTATCCAACAAGATGGGTTTTATTCATTTATAATTTATGATAAAGATCATAAAAATATTTATTGTTTTACAGATCCTTTAGGTAAAAAACAATTATACTTCAATGATAAGTCAATAGCTAGTGAATTACGACCTTTAGCGAAAGGTTCAATCAATAACCTTCATTTATCTAAAACAATCAAATTTGGCTATGTTACGGATGACTCAACACCATATTGGAACATAAAGAGAATTTTACCAAACCAACTATATACATTCAATATTAATTTCAGACTTTTGAATGTTAGTGACACTATGTATAAGTTCCAACCGAGACAAGGTGATCTATATGACATTATTGATAAAGCTGTTATTAATAGACTTAAAGGTCATGAGAATATAGGATTACTTCTGTCAGGTGGTTTAGACTCAAGTATCATACACCATCATATTGATAAGCAAAGAAAACATTTAGAGCTTACAAAAGAAGTAAATACATATTGTGTTGACAATCTTGGTGATTATAAATATGCTAAAGCTGTAGATGAAAATGTAGAACTTATTGATTTAGATCATTCTGACGAAGCTTTAGTTGCTATGGAAATGCCAATGGATCTTGGTAGTATGTACCCTCAATATAGTTTATTTAAACAAGTAGATGAAACTGTAATTCTTACAGGTGATGGTGCAGATGAAGTTTTTGGTGGGTATAGACGTATGAACGAATATGATTCACAATTAAGTGATATTTTTGATGAATTACCTTTCTATCATAATGTTAGACTCGATCGAATGTCAATGATACACACTAAAGAAGTTAGAAGCCCTTTTCTGAGCTTAAAAGTTATCGAGTACGCTTTAGGTTTACCTTATGAACAACGTGTGAATAAACAGCACTTACGAGATAGATATAAAGGTGTATTACATACAGATATTGTTAACAGACCTAAAGAACCACTAAAGACTGATATTATTCGTCAATCAAATGGTGTATCATATAGAAAACAATTAGTTGATAAATGGTTAAAGGATAATTCATGA
- a CDS encoding cytidine/deoxycytidylate deaminase family protein, producing MQTAHNFASLSYAKRKKVGAVLSNNGRIVACGYNGTIPGADNCCETEVKCDSCQGMICEKCNFTGTTLTTNEFVLHAEQNLLTFCNREGLKTEDCTLYVTMAPCKTCSKLIASAGIKEIFYDEEYRDLSGVQFLKDLGLKVTKIKGL from the coding sequence ATGCAAACAGCTCACAATTTTGCTTCATTATCTTACGCTAAAAGAAAAAAAGTTGGAGCTGTACTATCTAACAACGGTAGAATTGTCGCTTGCGGTTATAATGGAACAATACCCGGAGCTGACAACTGTTGTGAGACAGAAGTTAAATGTGATAGTTGCCAAGGTATGATATGTGAAAAATGTAATTTTACAGGTACTACTTTAACAACTAATGAATTTGTTTTACATGCTGAACAGAACTTATTAACCTTTTGTAATAGAGAAGGTTTAAAAACTGAAGATTGTACATTATATGTAACTATGGCACCATGTAAGACTTGTTCAAAATTAATAGCTTCGGCTGGTATTAAAGAAATATTTTACGATGAAGAATATCGTGATTTATCGGGTGTTCAATTTCTTAAAGATCTTGGATTAAAAGTAACTAAAATAAAAGGACTATAA
- a CDS encoding phage holin, LLH family, translating to METTTQELIYQFMALLISGILAILGAYVKQLIKTKIDVTKYGFENDKVERIIDNAINFAEQKSKVLSKSTSVKLAGSDKLKVAKEYINKVDKNVVTKYADQLDDMIDRKIAQKFGA from the coding sequence ATGGAAACTACAACACAGGAATTAATCTATCAGTTTATGGCACTTTTAATAAGTGGTATTTTGGCAATATTAGGCGCTTATGTTAAGCAACTAATCAAAACAAAAATCGATGTTACAAAATATGGGTTTGAGAACGATAAAGTTGAAAGAATTATTGATAATGCTATTAACTTTGCTGAACAAAAATCAAAGGTATTATCTAAAAGTACCTCCGTAAAATTAGCTGGATCTGATAAATTGAAAGTCGCTAAAGAGTATATTAACAAAGTTGATAAAAATGTTGTAACCAAATATGCAGATCAACTCGATGATATGATTGATAGAAAAATAGCTCAAAAGTTCGGAGCTTAA
- a CDS encoding DUF2612 domain-containing protein gives MGLFTDEYKKLLIVQYSDKPKALSHIENIIGSLEDVYDLANMFEEAFDLDNAVGAQLDILGKIVGISRKVPFAVPKNYFGFSDNTSTAYPMDDKFLNVVAYPFKNKFEIPYSTGELNDNDYRFYIRSQIIKNYVKVTMIDEGDRLSIQNAIDYLFDNKGYVVDNKDMSMTIYIDSTFNFDSIQYIKQLDLIPRPQGVQYEAVVSYTEGSTFGFEVNNTGFGDKFGPHIDSYFATKII, from the coding sequence ATGGGTTTATTTACAGATGAATATAAAAAACTTTTAATTGTTCAATACTCAGATAAACCTAAGGCGTTATCGCATATTGAAAATATTATAGGTAGTCTTGAAGATGTTTATGATTTAGCTAATATGTTTGAAGAAGCTTTTGATCTTGATAATGCTGTTGGTGCACAACTAGACATTCTAGGTAAAATTGTAGGTATATCAAGAAAAGTTCCTTTTGCAGTACCTAAGAATTATTTTGGTTTTAGTGATAATACTTCTACAGCATATCCGATGGATGATAAATTTCTAAATGTTGTAGCTTACCCTTTTAAAAATAAATTTGAAATACCATATTCAACCGGGGAATTAAATGACAATGATTATAGATTTTATATACGATCTCAAATAATTAAAAATTATGTTAAAGTTACTATGATCGATGAAGGTGACAGACTATCTATTCAAAACGCTATAGACTACCTATTTGATAACAAAGGTTATGTTGTTGATAACAAAGATATGAGTATGACAATTTATATTGATAGCACATTTAATTTTGATTCGATACAATACATCAAACAATTAGATCTTATACCAAGACCGCAAGGTGTTCAGTATGAAGCTGTTGTCAGTTATACTGAAGGTTCAACTTTCGGCTTTGAAGTCAATAATACGGGTTTTGGTGATAAGTTTGGACCTCATATAGATAGCTATTTTGCTACTAAGATAATATAA
- a CDS encoding baseplate J/gp47 family protein, translating to MTIDENGIQLDSFADIFDTLSQGFKDIYGDDINIDQDTPDGQQIAIYANTVYDLQSLLAKIYNGFDPDQAEGRELDKILKLIATSRLAATKSTVDINITVSSNVILPSDYTVKDTSGQEWVVNQEETLTTGVNLISFKAVDWGAVEASADTITKPVTILTQVTSLTNPAAAIAGRNEETDIELRKRRNKLIGYNSVSTVGGVLGKLLKLDDVADAVIYENQTDVYDTTRDIDAHTMWIICEGGDINSIAEIIAKDKTIGCGLKGNIEETYVENFERSNGTFRVHYHDVKFDRPVEADVYMRMNVTKRLPTDIIDTDAIKAALAALEFNINQTITATELYATIYSAGTTFIASDLELSWDEITWVDDILTSDYDERPIIDVDNITITEV from the coding sequence ATGACTATAGATGAAAATGGAATACAATTAGATAGCTTTGCTGACATCTTTGATACACTTTCTCAAGGTTTCAAAGATATTTATGGTGATGATATTAATATAGATCAAGACACTCCTGATGGGCAGCAAATAGCGATATATGCTAATACTGTTTATGACTTACAATCATTACTTGCTAAAATCTATAATGGTTTCGATCCAGATCAAGCTGAAGGTCGAGAATTAGATAAGATATTAAAATTGATAGCAACATCAAGATTAGCTGCTACAAAATCAACTGTTGATATTAATATCACAGTTAGCTCAAATGTTATATTACCTTCAGACTATACTGTAAAAGATACAAGTGGTCAAGAATGGGTTGTTAACCAAGAGGAAACACTTACAACAGGTGTTAATCTAATATCATTTAAAGCTGTTGATTGGGGTGCAGTAGAAGCCTCAGCTGATACGATAACAAAACCTGTAACAATATTAACTCAAGTAACAAGTTTAACAAATCCAGCTGCAGCTATTGCAGGACGAAATGAAGAAACTGATATTGAGTTACGAAAAAGAAGAAACAAACTTATCGGTTATAATTCTGTGAGTACTGTTGGTGGTGTTTTAGGTAAGTTATTAAAATTAGATGATGTAGCTGATGCTGTTATATATGAAAATCAAACTGATGTATACGATACTACTCGAGATATTGATGCTCACACAATGTGGATTATTTGTGAAGGTGGTGATATAAATTCTATAGCCGAAATAATTGCTAAAGATAAAACAATTGGTTGTGGTTTAAAAGGTAATATAGAAGAAACTTATGTTGAGAACTTCGAAAGATCTAACGGTACTTTTAGAGTTCATTATCATGATGTAAAATTTGATCGACCTGTCGAAGCTGATGTTTACATGAGAATGAATGTTACAAAAAGACTTCCAACCGATATTATTGATACAGACGCTATTAAAGCAGCACTAGCAGCTTTAGAATTTAACATCAACCAAACTATTACTGCAACAGAATTATACGCTACAATATACTCTGCTGGTACAACATTTATAGCTTCAGATCTAGAACTTAGTTGGGATGAGATAACTTGGGTTGATGACATATTAACTTCAGATTATGATGAAAGACCAATTATTGATGTAGATAATATAACTATCACCGAGGTATAA
- a CDS encoding Gp138 family membrane-puncturing spike protein: MNYNSNENPSLENVLLMAIAEALRNTHTSLIAKVTKVNQKTINCIPVISRVVNDEKIDLPEFAEVPILNFLGGSSSIQMPISVGDYCILFVSERCFDGWYNGQDFEKPLEARIHDYSDSIAFVGLKNKDGELDIPTVITMLGDAYQKGDYVHEGDRDQTGDYTLTGDQTINGNLQVNGNITCTGTISAANFSGLGGGSLTSNVEIQSSIDVKSGSISLNDHTHTSNGIGNETSTSN; this comes from the coding sequence ATGAATTATAATAGTAATGAAAACCCATCATTAGAAAATGTATTATTAATGGCAATAGCCGAAGCTTTAAGAAATACACATACATCACTAATTGCAAAAGTAACTAAGGTGAATCAAAAGACAATAAATTGTATACCTGTTATAAGTAGAGTTGTTAATGATGAAAAAATAGATCTACCCGAATTTGCAGAAGTACCTATTTTAAATTTCTTAGGTGGTAGTAGCTCAATACAAATGCCAATTTCTGTTGGTGATTATTGTATATTGTTTGTAAGTGAAAGATGTTTTGATGGTTGGTATAATGGCCAAGATTTTGAAAAACCACTAGAAGCTAGAATTCATGATTATAGTGACTCAATAGCTTTTGTTGGTTTAAAAAATAAAGATGGAGAACTTGATATTCCTACAGTTATAACTATGTTAGGTGATGCTTATCAAAAAGGTGATTATGTTCATGAAGGTGATCGAGATCAAACTGGTGATTATACTCTAACAGGTGATCAAACAATTAATGGTAATTTACAAGTTAATGGAAATATAACTTGTACTGGAACAATTTCAGCTGCTAACTTTAGCGGTCTTGGTGGTGGTTCATTAACATCAAATGTTGAAATTCAATCTTCAATTGATGTTAAATCTGGTTCAATATCACTTAACGATCATACACATACTTCGAATGGTATAGGTAATGAAACATCAACATCGAACTAA
- a CDS encoding phage baseplate protein: MIKDFAKQIFGYDRTDDRQNIGIGGFTADVRVNESIQLTSDVPDHYVEDGSVINDHIINNPIILNIDGEVADINEKAVFAPAILIKTIDKAADIISNTYIGSKTEQMIQKIDKFAEPITKAYDELENALEQGQQVYDFFSGQQEKTIQNDFFDFLNQIYYSKQLIDIEMPFRTYKNMRITSLTIVRDNTTTQALKYKLSAKQIRFAKTILVDSDQYFKKPSSSVKGKTTPKENKGVIEGETQKKSFLGTILS; the protein is encoded by the coding sequence ATGATTAAAGATTTTGCTAAACAAATATTTGGTTACGATAGAACTGATGATCGACAAAATATAGGTATAGGTGGTTTTACTGCTGATGTCAGAGTTAATGAGTCAATACAATTAACAAGTGATGTACCAGATCATTATGTTGAAGATGGTTCAGTTATAAACGATCATATAATAAATAATCCAATAATACTTAATATTGATGGTGAAGTAGCTGACATTAATGAGAAAGCAGTATTTGCTCCAGCTATATTAATTAAGACTATTGATAAAGCTGCCGATATTATTTCAAATACATATATTGGTAGTAAGACCGAGCAAATGATACAAAAGATTGATAAGTTTGCTGAACCAATAACAAAAGCTTACGATGAATTAGAAAATGCTTTAGAACAAGGTCAACAGGTTTATGATTTTTTTAGTGGTCAACAAGAAAAAACTATTCAGAATGATTTCTTTGATTTTTTAAATCAGATATATTATAGTAAGCAGTTGATCGATATTGAGATGCCATTTAGAACTTATAAAAATATGAGAATAACATCTTTAACTATTGTAAGAGATAATACAACAACACAGGCCCTTAAATATAAATTGTCAGCTAAGCAGATTAGATTTGCTAAAACAATACTTGTTGATAGTGATCAATATTTTAAAAAACCATCATCAAGTGTAAAAGGTAAAACAACACCAAAAGAAAATAAAGGTGTGATCGAAGGTGAGACACAAAAGAAAAGCTTTTTAGGAACTATATTATCATGA
- a CDS encoding phage tail tape measure protein, with translation MQVAELATKFSFQGSLKPLDSLNQGLTSAIGTITKVTGVLSVAGVALNGFLASTLASADAQVQLSRETEVGIETIQEFGYVASVNGSSADALERSLGGLSKRIGEAATKGSEDFSRLGISVRDGIGNVKDADTVLLELSDRFQQLGLSAQEQKSYLEKLGIDESMLQTLQLGSKGINDLRQKAQALGVITQKDADSIASFNDSLTTLKFGVDNVQKRLAIAFAPQLQEVAEGFTDMLIANKDMIQNGLKKFFELVNTGLGAIFRFGKMLYNLIDGTVGIENALMLAGAAMLYLNRAMYLNPIGLIIAGITALIVVFDDLANGLEGGQSVIADWFQEWFNIDILGLITDIGNVFTDMTKTLSDAFDSSIASIKNGFTSMSSFIKNIINQIVEFFKPITDIISNISDFKVPSLGSLNPFSNDDKKSEGSFFDSLNPFSSGKDIATQTIPQVGGSNSTQNNDIKIEIKSDNPQLAGQQVSTELQGMLNNANVQFNKGGR, from the coding sequence ATGCAAGTAGCTGAATTAGCAACCAAATTTTCTTTTCAAGGTAGTTTAAAACCTCTTGATAGTTTGAATCAAGGTTTAACTAGCGCTATAGGTACTATAACAAAAGTAACTGGTGTGTTGAGTGTTGCTGGTGTAGCCTTAAATGGTTTCTTAGCTTCTACTCTAGCCTCAGCTGACGCTCAAGTTCAATTGTCAAGAGAGACCGAAGTTGGTATTGAAACAATTCAAGAATTTGGATATGTAGCCTCTGTTAATGGTTCAAGTGCCGACGCATTAGAAAGATCGCTAGGTGGTTTATCTAAAAGAATTGGTGAAGCTGCTACAAAAGGAAGTGAAGATTTTTCTAGATTAGGTATATCGGTTCGAGATGGTATAGGTAATGTTAAAGATGCTGATACAGTTCTTTTAGAATTATCTGATCGTTTCCAGCAATTAGGTTTATCAGCTCAAGAACAAAAATCATATCTTGAAAAATTAGGTATTGATGAATCAATGTTACAAACATTACAGCTTGGATCTAAAGGTATAAATGATCTTAGACAAAAAGCTCAAGCTCTAGGTGTTATAACACAAAAAGATGCTGATTCAATAGCTTCATTTAATGACTCATTAACAACTCTTAAATTTGGTGTTGATAATGTTCAAAAAAGATTAGCAATAGCCTTTGCACCTCAGTTACAAGAAGTAGCTGAAGGTTTCACTGATATGTTAATTGCTAATAAAGATATGATTCAGAATGGATTGAAGAAATTTTTTGAATTAGTTAATACAGGTCTTGGTGCTATATTCAGATTTGGTAAAATGCTATATAATCTTATTGATGGTACAGTTGGTATTGAGAACGCCTTAATGCTTGCAGGAGCTGCTATGCTTTATCTTAATCGAGCAATGTATCTAAACCCTATCGGATTAATTATTGCCGGTATAACAGCTCTTATTGTTGTATTTGATGATCTTGCTAATGGTTTAGAAGGTGGACAAAGTGTTATTGCTGATTGGTTTCAAGAATGGTTCAATATTGATATATTAGGTTTAATAACTGATATTGGTAATGTGTTTACAGATATGACAAAAACTTTATCTGACGCTTTTGATTCATCAATTGCAAGTATTAAAAATGGTTTTACATCAATGTCAAGTTTTATTAAAAATATTATAAATCAGATTGTTGAATTCTTTAAACCTATAACAGATATAATTTCTAACATAAGTGATTTTAAAGTTCCTTCTTTAGGTTCATTAAACCCTTTCAGTAATGATGATAAAAAGTCTGAAGGTAGTTTTTTCGACTCATTAAACCCTTTCAGTAGTGGGAAAGATATAGCAACTCAAACCATACCTCAAGTAGGTGGAAGTAACTCTACACAAAACAATGATATTAAAATCGAAATTAAAAGTGATAATCCTCAGCTTGCTGGTCAACAGGTTTCTACAGAATTACAGGGTATGTTAAACAATGCCAATGTGCAATTCAATAAGGGTGGAAGATGA